A stretch of the Oenococcus sp. UCMA 16435 genome encodes the following:
- a CDS encoding tannase — protein sequence MNVFVPLGYYKNESINDYGLNTAPIFMPNTVGGYFPGPRTFPGDKKILYNSSTIVKALSRGYVVVSAGLRGRTLTNENGEFIGKAPAFIVDMKAAIRYIKLNKDNFPGDVNKIITNGTSAGGAISALAGASGNTSFFEKELEEIGAASSSDNIFAVSAYCPIHNLEHADAAYEWQFNGINDWHTQKIEIKNGKAEFSPLNGQLNELEKQLSSKLKDQFIEYLNSLRLRNPDGDSLTLDNNGEGSFLELTKKFLIKSAQTEVDKGNELDNPDFLDLQNNQVVGLKWKAYLRYLTRMKRVPAFDDLGLNNPENDLFGDLKIKAKHFTEIGQSYGDQAAKKANPELVAAVNPLSYLNNQANSLIAKHWRIRHGAADRDTSFAIPIILATTLQNMNYDVDFFMPWAKPHSGDYDLIDLFDWIDSLVKGK from the coding sequence ATGAATGTCTTTGTTCCGCTCGGATATTATAAAAACGAAAGCATTAATGACTATGGACTAAATACGGCACCGATCTTTATGCCAAACACGGTTGGCGGTTATTTTCCCGGTCCGCGGACTTTTCCAGGAGACAAAAAAATCTTATATAACTCCTCTACGATCGTTAAAGCTTTATCCAGAGGCTATGTTGTTGTCTCTGCTGGCTTAAGGGGCCGGACTTTAACAAACGAGAATGGAGAATTTATCGGCAAGGCACCGGCCTTCATCGTTGATATGAAGGCCGCGATCAGATATATCAAACTCAATAAAGACAATTTTCCAGGCGACGTTAATAAAATCATCACTAACGGGACAAGTGCCGGTGGCGCAATATCAGCTCTGGCTGGTGCCTCCGGGAATACCAGCTTTTTTGAAAAAGAATTAGAGGAAATCGGGGCGGCCAGCAGTTCGGATAATATATTTGCCGTGTCGGCTTATTGTCCAATTCACAATCTCGAGCATGCTGATGCTGCTTATGAATGGCAATTCAATGGTATTAACGACTGGCATACACAAAAAATTGAGATAAAAAACGGTAAAGCCGAGTTTAGTCCTTTAAACGGGCAACTTAACGAACTTGAAAAACAGTTATCATCAAAATTAAAGGATCAATTTATTGAATATTTGAATTCCCTGCGTTTAAGAAATCCCGACGGAGATTCTCTAACGTTGGATAACAACGGTGAAGGAAGTTTTTTAGAGTTGACAAAAAAATTCTTAATTAAGTCGGCTCAAACGGAAGTCGACAAAGGAAACGAACTGGATAATCCGGATTTTCTCGATCTTCAAAACAATCAAGTCGTCGGACTAAAATGGAAAGCCTATTTGCGTTACCTAACCAGGATGAAAAGAGTACCGGCCTTTGATGATCTGGGATTAAATAACCCAGAAAATGATTTATTTGGTGATCTAAAAATCAAAGCAAAACATTTTACTGAAATCGGGCAATCATACGGCGATCAAGCAGCAAAAAAAGCAAATCCGGAGCTTGTCGCAGCCGTTAACCCACTTAGTTATTTAAACAATCAAGCCAACAGTCTGATTGCCAAACATTGGCGGATCCGCCACGGTGCCGCAGATCGCGATACTTCTTTTGCCATTCCGATAATTTTAGCTACCACACTGCAAAATATGAATTATGATGTTGACTTCTTTATGCCGTGGGCAAAGCCCCACAGCGGAGATTACGACTTGATCGATCTTTTTGACTGGATAGATAGTTTAGTGAAGGGAAAATAA
- a CDS encoding aspartate/glutamate racemase family protein: MKDFFGILGGMGTMATENFVHTLDHLTDAHSDQDFLNYLVFNHAKIPDRTAYIFDRTKDDPLPFLKEDIQQLNFLSANFVVITCNTAHYFLPELTAIAKMPILNMPSLAVQACKKRTVGTLKIGILATDGTIASGLYQEKISAQSDQAIIPDKELQRQVMKFIYQDIKQNNRIEADKYHCLVEKLLIKQKCDYVILGCTEFSVAQERKPYISDRVIDAQYVLAKTAVNMAKNT; the protein is encoded by the coding sequence ATGAAAGATTTTTTCGGCATTTTAGGTGGCATGGGAACAATGGCAACGGAAAACTTTGTCCATACATTGGATCATTTGACCGATGCCCATAGCGACCAGGATTTTCTAAACTATTTAGTATTTAATCACGCAAAAATTCCTGATCGAACAGCATATATTTTCGATCGGACTAAAGATGATCCATTGCCTTTTCTTAAAGAAGATATTCAACAGTTAAATTTTTTGTCGGCTAATTTTGTTGTCATTACTTGTAATACAGCTCATTATTTTTTGCCCGAATTAACAGCAATTGCAAAAATGCCTATTTTAAATATGCCATCCTTGGCGGTTCAAGCTTGTAAAAAAAGAACAGTGGGAACTTTAAAAATTGGTATCTTGGCAACAGACGGCACAATCGCTTCCGGACTATACCAAGAAAAAATTTCGGCGCAATCCGATCAAGCGATTATTCCTGATAAAGAATTGCAAAGACAGGTCATGAAATTTATTTATCAGGATATAAAGCAGAATAATCGAATTGAGGCAGATAAATATCATTGCTTAGTAGAGAAACTTTTAATAAAACAAAAATGCGATTATGTAATTTTGGGATGTACAGAGTTTTCTGTTGCGCAAGAACGCAAACCTTATATATCTGATCGTGTAATTGATGCACAATATGTTCTTGCAAAAACTGCCGTAAATATGGCAAAAAATACATAA
- a CDS encoding 1,4-beta-N-acetylmuramidase, which yields MTSKFDVFKKTALILFLNFLTMFMVSQMTSDSSQAYAATTTTSYASIVSKTSVNKTATIIDSKRNDGVYYDGPALTSSSTMTANASGASYNDDTVAVEETELTKRSNGSEYTYAEVYDSTAKKTYWIDQRAILSSVSSQTTADYQATINDSARNDKTYSAPALSSWSSLTGSTDAYNGDKVTVIASAITTRGNGESYTYLEVEYGSSTFWIDSRAILAQVTSSTSEDYSAVIEEGSRTDGIYTDGPALTSSSTITANASAPKYNGDRVTVIKKDVTTRGNGLSYTYLEVEYGSSTFWIDSRGISTTTYDTITATNTDPNEYATVLSGRTDGIYTDGPALTSASTLTANGSITDYVGNMVAVTQIDTTKRTSGGSYQYAKVTDMTAGKTYWVDVRSLNMSNYATITSTTTMDSTYKIADYARNDGTYSSPALTSSTALISTVGGKTYDDDTVTVTKEDITKRANGTTYTYAYVTDSTAGKSYWIDARALAATTMNGYDESSYQSGISNGDISGSFVIVKATEGTDYVNTAEASEIATTVAAGKKLGLYCYADTGSAVSEAEYFVSNIKAYLKDDPILVLDWEGSALTQGPTWAKEWLDEVYDLTGIRPLIYMSKSVTTEYDWSTVAPNYGLWVAEYATTASTGYETDPWADDDDYGAWSTPTIFQYTDNGSLSGYSGALDLDLFYGDFEDWDRLAGLAY from the coding sequence ATGACAAGTAAATTCGATGTTTTTAAAAAAACAGCCTTAATTTTATTCTTAAATTTTTTAACGATGTTTATGGTTAGCCAAATGACAAGCGACTCAAGCCAGGCATATGCAGCAACAACTACAACAAGCTATGCTTCGATAGTTTCAAAAACATCCGTCAATAAAACAGCAACTATTATTGATTCAAAAAGAAATGATGGTGTTTATTACGATGGCCCAGCCCTGACTTCTTCTTCAACAATGACAGCCAATGCTTCTGGGGCCAGTTATAACGACGACACTGTCGCGGTTGAGGAAACCGAACTCACTAAAAGAAGCAATGGCAGCGAATATACTTACGCAGAAGTTTATGATTCAACGGCCAAAAAAACTTATTGGATCGACCAAAGAGCTATTTTATCTTCAGTCTCTTCGCAAACGACGGCTGATTATCAAGCGACAATTAATGATTCGGCAAGAAATGATAAAACGTACTCCGCTCCAGCACTGTCTTCCTGGTCTTCTTTGACTGGTAGTACAGATGCCTATAATGGAGACAAAGTAACTGTTATCGCGTCTGCTATTACCACGCGTGGGAATGGCGAAAGCTATACGTATTTAGAAGTTGAGTATGGCAGTTCAACTTTTTGGATTGACAGCCGAGCAATCTTGGCACAAGTCACATCGTCAACGAGTGAGGATTATTCGGCAGTTATTGAAGAAGGATCCAGAACTGATGGAATTTATACCGACGGTCCGGCTTTGACTTCTTCTTCAACGATCACAGCCAATGCCAGTGCACCAAAATACAATGGTGATCGAGTAACTGTCATTAAAAAAGATGTGACAACACGAGGAAACGGACTCTCTTATACGTATTTAGAAGTTGAGTATGGCAGTTCAACTTTTTGGATTGATTCACGCGGTATTTCAACGACTACTTACGATACGATCACGGCAACAAATACGGATCCTAATGAATATGCGACGGTTCTTTCTGGTAGAACTGATGGAATTTATACTGATGGTCCAGCCTTGACTTCTGCGTCAACTTTAACTGCTAATGGCTCAATCACGGATTATGTTGGAAATATGGTTGCAGTAACGCAAATCGATACAACCAAGCGAACTTCCGGCGGGAGCTATCAGTACGCGAAAGTAACTGATATGACCGCCGGCAAGACTTATTGGGTCGATGTTAGATCGTTAAATATGTCCAATTATGCAACAATTACTTCAACAACAACGATGGATTCGACTTATAAAATTGCTGATTACGCGCGTAATGATGGCACTTATAGCAGCCCGGCTTTAACATCTTCAACTGCTTTAATATCAACGGTTGGTGGAAAGACTTATGATGATGATACTGTAACTGTTACAAAAGAAGATATTACTAAGCGAGCTAATGGCACTACTTATACTTATGCTTATGTAACTGATTCGACGGCCGGAAAATCTTATTGGATTGATGCCCGGGCATTGGCGGCAACGACCATGAATGGATATGATGAGTCTTCCTATCAATCAGGAATTTCTAATGGTGATATTTCTGGAAGTTTTGTAATTGTTAAAGCAACTGAAGGAACTGATTATGTTAATACAGCTGAAGCCAGTGAAATCGCAACAACTGTTGCTGCGGGCAAAAAACTGGGATTATATTGTTATGCAGATACGGGTAGTGCGGTTAGCGAAGCAGAATATTTTGTGAGCAATATTAAGGCTTACCTGAAGGATGATCCGATTTTGGTGCTTGACTGGGAAGGAAGTGCTCTAACACAAGGACCAACCTGGGCAAAAGAATGGTTAGACGAAGTTTATGATTTAACAGGCATTCGACCTTTAATTTATATGTCTAAATCTGTGACTACGGAATATGATTGGAGCACTGTTGCACCGAATTATGGTCTTTGGGTCGCTGAGTATGCAACAACTGCATCGACAGGTTATGAAACGGATCCCTGGGCCGACGACGATGACTATGGGGCTTGGAGTACGCCAACGATTTTCCAGTATACAGATAACGGTAGTTTGAGTGGTTATAGTGGAGCTTTGGATTTGGATCTCTTTTATGGAGACTTTGAAGACTGGGATCGATTAGCTGGTTTGGCTTATTAA
- a CDS encoding Ldh family oxidoreductase, with the protein MRISAESEREFLKKIFNKYGFSSQNSELLTDTLVDADLRGISSHGIQRLAWYTDMVKEHIIEPKNEVKIIKEIPTALFVDANQNMGQIASKFTMSKLIEKAKNTGIAIGVVRNSNHFGTAGYYARMASKEDLIGIATTNTRPLVVPTNATKAFLGSNAFAFSFPAEPHPFVFDGATSVVSSGKIQVFAKNNKPIPGDWAVDAHRNIVKDPEKVEDNLAKVAFTEDNQGGGVLTLGGNSEINSNYKGFGNSIIVELLTGILAQGSISADTNKKGHHDFSQFFVVMNPSFFGDLNVIKDTAKLMFDRIRELDHIPGKTIFVPGDREYKNYEENSKSGILIDDKTADELKIIGEKYHVSVPEAVTVQQN; encoded by the coding sequence ATGAGAATATCTGCAGAATCTGAAAGAGAATTTTTGAAAAAAATTTTTAACAAATATGGTTTTTCGAGTCAAAACAGTGAATTGCTTACCGATACATTAGTAGATGCCGATTTAAGAGGAATATCCTCTCATGGAATTCAACGGCTAGCCTGGTATACCGATATGGTTAAAGAACATATCATTGAACCCAAAAACGAAGTAAAGATAATAAAAGAAATTCCCACCGCTCTTTTCGTGGATGCCAATCAAAATATGGGACAGATTGCTTCAAAATTTACGATGAGTAAGTTAATTGAGAAGGCAAAAAATACTGGGATCGCAATTGGTGTTGTTAGAAATTCCAACCATTTTGGAACAGCTGGTTATTATGCAAGAATGGCTAGCAAAGAAGACTTGATTGGAATTGCTACGACGAATACTAGGCCCTTAGTTGTGCCAACTAATGCCACAAAAGCATTTCTCGGATCAAATGCTTTCGCCTTTAGTTTTCCTGCAGAGCCCCATCCCTTTGTATTTGATGGAGCGACCTCTGTTGTTTCCAGCGGAAAAATTCAAGTGTTTGCTAAAAATAATAAACCGATACCTGGAGATTGGGCGGTCGATGCTCATCGCAATATTGTTAAAGATCCAGAAAAAGTTGAAGATAATTTAGCTAAGGTTGCTTTTACTGAGGATAATCAAGGCGGTGGGGTGCTCACTCTTGGTGGCAATTCAGAAATTAATTCTAACTACAAAGGTTTTGGAAATTCAATTATCGTTGAGTTGTTGACCGGTATCTTGGCACAGGGCTCGATCTCCGCCGATACCAATAAAAAAGGTCACCATGATTTTAGCCAGTTCTTTGTTGTTATGAATCCCTCATTTTTTGGTGATCTAAATGTTATTAAGGATACCGCCAAATTAATGTTTGATCGAATCCGAGAACTTGACCATATACCCGGCAAAACAATCTTCGTTCCCGGTGACCGAGAATACAAGAATTATGAAGAAAACAGCAAATCAGGAATTTTAATTGATGATAAAACTGCTGATGAGCTTAAAATCATTGGTGAAAAATATCATGTTTCAGTACCAGAAGCTGTAACTGTCCAACAAAATTAA
- a CDS encoding alpha/beta hydrolase: protein MKNKSLLLKVSTGLAAVSFLFSEYLFKISFKRVDYVPETSQEKQKYAASYWKYVDWFRKINKEHWTFQIRNETEQMSSFFIPSKEEVSKKVVIIAHGYKGNGETMSSYAKMFYDMGFNVLLPDDRGHGKSMGKYISFGWLDRLDYLQWLKKIIKRVGSQSEILLFGVSMGASTVEMLSGEELPPQVRCVIADCGYSSIDEEMTFLLKRHYHLPKYPFYPLVSTINRYRLGYYLGDVSSVEQLKKNKLPIFFIHGESDDYVPSYMALENYKATRAAKELWIVKNATHAESYWLDPLEYEKHIQNFLNKYFQH from the coding sequence ATGAAAAATAAAAGTTTGTTGTTAAAAGTTTCAACCGGTCTGGCAGCTGTTTCCTTTTTATTCAGTGAATATTTATTCAAAATTTCATTTAAAAGAGTTGATTATGTTCCGGAAACATCGCAAGAAAAGCAAAAATATGCAGCAAGTTACTGGAAATATGTTGACTGGTTTAGAAAAATTAATAAAGAACATTGGACTTTCCAAATCAGAAATGAAACAGAACAAATGTCATCTTTTTTCATTCCTTCAAAGGAGGAAGTTTCAAAGAAAGTTGTTATTATCGCTCACGGCTATAAAGGCAATGGGGAAACTATGTCCAGTTATGCCAAAATGTTTTACGATATGGGCTTTAATGTACTTTTGCCCGACGATCGCGGACATGGAAAAAGCATGGGTAAATATATAAGTTTTGGTTGGCTCGATCGCCTCGACTACTTGCAATGGTTGAAAAAAATAATCAAACGGGTTGGTTCCCAAAGTGAAATTCTTTTGTTCGGTGTTAGTATGGGCGCTTCAACTGTTGAAATGTTGAGTGGTGAAGAGCTGCCGCCACAGGTTAGATGCGTTATTGCAGATTGCGGTTATTCGAGTATTGATGAAGAAATGACTTTTTTATTGAAGCGCCATTATCATCTTCCTAAGTATCCTTTTTATCCTTTGGTAAGTACAATTAATCGTTATCGTCTGGGATATTATTTAGGGGATGTTTCTTCAGTTGAACAATTAAAGAAAAATAAGCTGCCAATCTTTTTCATCCATGGTGAAAGTGATGATTATGTTCCAAGCTATATGGCCTTAGAAAACTATAAAGCAACAAGAGCAGCAAAAGAGTTATGGATCGTTAAGAATGCAACCCATGCCGAAAGCTATTGGCTAGATCCTTTAGAGTATGAAAAACATATTCAAAACTTTTTGAATAAATATTTTCAGCATTAA
- a CDS encoding ABC transporter ATP-binding protein, translated as MAYLSLKEINKNYGSKIIFNHQNFSFSKNEIVFFVGKNGVGKTTLMEIIVGLNQIDEGEIILNGRKLKIPYDLSARKKFSFLPTEDQLIDFLTAKENLSYFAEIYRISNYKNIIDELIEDYQFSEQKEKLIKDYSKGMKRRLSLALIDLIDSPIIVLDEPSLGLDIYNINFLRKKLFQYKKEGKLVIVTSHDLLLCQRLADRVYLFSDNKIIEYQTGNIDKIEQGILDSYESNS; from the coding sequence ATGGCTTATTTATCTTTAAAGGAAATCAATAAAAATTATGGCAGCAAAATTATTTTCAACCATCAGAATTTTTCATTCAGCAAAAATGAAATTGTTTTCTTTGTTGGCAAAAATGGTGTTGGCAAAACAACTTTAATGGAAATTATTGTTGGACTGAACCAGATTGATGAAGGAGAAATTATTTTAAATGGCCGGAAATTAAAAATACCATATGATTTATCAGCGCGAAAAAAGTTTTCTTTTTTACCAACAGAAGATCAACTTATTGATTTTTTAACCGCCAAAGAAAATCTTTCTTACTTTGCTGAAATTTATAGAATAAGTAATTACAAAAATATCATTGATGAACTTATTGAAGACTATCAATTTTCTGAGCAAAAAGAAAAGTTGATCAAAGATTATTCAAAGGGTATGAAACGTCGACTCAGTCTTGCTTTAATTGATTTAATTGATTCCCCAATTATTGTCCTGGACGAACCGAGCCTCGGCTTAGATATCTATAATATTAATTTTTTGCGAAAGAAATTGTTTCAATATAAAAAGGAAGGAAAATTGGTAATTGTTACTAGCCATGATCTACTTTTGTGTCAACGCTTGGCCGATCGGGTATACTTGTTTTCCGACAATAAAATAATTGAGTATCAGACTGGAAATATCGATAAAATTGAACAGGGAATTTTAGATAGTTATGAATCGAACTCTTGA
- a CDS encoding pyridoxal phosphate-dependent aminotransferase yields the protein MVKFDESKILKQLPRQFFADLVKKVNAKIASGADVINLGQGNPDQPTPDFIVKSMQEQTAKAQNQKYSQFRGDPELKKAAAAFYKREYGVSLDPEKEIAILGGSKIGLVELPFAILNPGDTVLLPDPGYPDYLSGIALASANLELFRLKEKNGFLPDYDSISQDLAKKSKLMYLNYPNNPTGVVANAEFFQKTVDFAKKNNVAVVHDFAYGAISFDGKKSLSFLQTPGAKEVGIESYTFSKSYNMAGWRLGFAAGNADMIEAINLIQDHLFVSVFPAIQKAGITALNSDQHTVHDLVALYEKRRNQFFKAAKKIGWESYPSGGSFYAWMPVPKGYTSESFADLLLDKAAVAVAPGIGFGKGGEGFVRVGLLIDEPYFTKACQRIAKLNLF from the coding sequence ATGGTTAAATTTGATGAATCAAAAATTTTAAAACAGCTGCCGCGACAATTTTTTGCCGATTTAGTCAAAAAAGTCAATGCAAAAATTGCAAGTGGCGCTGATGTGATCAACTTAGGTCAAGGAAACCCTGACCAGCCAACACCTGATTTTATTGTGAAATCAATGCAGGAACAAACAGCTAAAGCACAAAATCAAAAATATTCTCAATTTCGTGGCGATCCGGAATTAAAAAAAGCCGCAGCTGCTTTTTATAAAAGAGAATATGGAGTCTCTTTGGATCCCGAAAAAGAAATCGCAATCCTAGGTGGATCCAAAATCGGCTTGGTAGAACTGCCATTTGCCATTTTAAACCCTGGAGATACGGTTCTATTACCCGATCCGGGTTATCCAGATTATTTATCCGGCATCGCTTTGGCATCTGCTAACTTGGAATTGTTCCGTTTAAAAGAAAAAAATGGTTTTCTACCGGATTATGATTCAATCAGTCAAGATCTGGCGAAAAAAAGTAAACTCATGTATCTGAACTATCCGAATAACCCTACTGGTGTGGTTGCAAATGCCGAATTTTTCCAAAAAACGGTTGATTTTGCCAAAAAGAATAATGTTGCTGTTGTACATGATTTTGCTTACGGAGCAATTAGTTTTGATGGAAAAAAATCTTTAAGCTTCCTGCAGACCCCAGGTGCAAAAGAAGTTGGGATTGAAAGCTATACCTTTTCAAAATCATATAATATGGCCGGCTGGCGCTTAGGCTTTGCTGCCGGTAACGCTGACATGATCGAAGCGATCAACCTGATTCAGGACCATCTATTTGTCAGTGTCTTTCCAGCCATACAGAAAGCTGGAATCACTGCCCTAAATAGTGATCAGCACACAGTTCATGATTTAGTCGCCCTTTATGAAAAACGCCGGAATCAATTTTTTAAAGCAGCCAAAAAAATCGGCTGGGAGTCTTATCCCTCAGGCGGATCATTCTATGCTTGGATGCCAGTTCCAAAAGGGTACACTAGCGAATCATTTGCAGATCTCCTATTGGACAAAGCAGCCGTTGCTGTTGCACCAGGAATAGGTTTTGGAAAAGGCGGTGAAGGTTTCGTCAGAGTTGGTTTGTTAATTGACGAACCATATTTTACAAAAGCTTGTCAGCGGATCGCCAAATTGAATTTGTTTTAA
- a CDS encoding stage II sporulation protein M — protein MLQNKIFVRPDRALCISMIISLFIAFFSFIVGTQLTGVFQANLSSIQLTIFEVFVHNTMISLLLLAGVFSYGLVSFILIIMNFAVFGMQVNTMISHIGFLSMANKIVWHSFLELPAIILATAFGFYFFVSQIILEQDLNWKNLGRQLRMIIILIIPLNFLAAMIEVLISNWVGDL, from the coding sequence ATGTTACAAAATAAAATTTTTGTTAGACCGGATCGAGCGCTTTGCATATCAATGATTATCAGTTTGTTTATAGCATTTTTTTCTTTTATTGTTGGAACTCAGTTGACCGGCGTATTTCAAGCGAATTTATCTAGTATCCAACTTACAATTTTTGAAGTCTTCGTTCATAATACGATGATATCTTTGCTGTTACTTGCAGGAGTTTTTAGTTACGGACTTGTTTCTTTTATTTTAATAATTATGAATTTCGCGGTGTTTGGTATGCAGGTTAATACAATGATATCGCATATTGGTTTTCTTTCGATGGCCAACAAAATCGTCTGGCACAGTTTTTTGGAATTACCGGCAATTATTTTGGCGACAGCTTTCGGTTTTTATTTTTTTGTATCCCAGATTATCTTGGAGCAAGATTTGAATTGGAAAAATCTCGGCCGACAATTGAGGATGATAATAATTTTAATAATACCTTTAAATTTTCTGGCAGCAATGATTGAGGTGCTAATCAGCAATTGGGTTGGTGATTTATGA
- a CDS encoding GNAT family N-acetyltransferase: MFVLSSFQVSQQTVELVLPEQKYAKKLFEIIEVDRKPLSMWMPWVKITKSEKNEIDFINYAREKTAKYQLLELTIIVDNQPIGMIDLHNIDRNDHRAEVGYWMFSKYQGKGIMTEALKHLLNIAFNELSLNKIIVMADSENQKSKAIPRRLGFRQEGTLKEEIFMNSQFRNLDIFAITVGEYKNKSNQLK; this comes from the coding sequence ATGTTTGTTTTAAGTAGTTTTCAAGTAAGCCAACAAACTGTCGAATTGGTTTTGCCTGAACAAAAATACGCTAAAAAATTATTTGAGATTATCGAAGTTGATCGAAAACCCTTATCCATGTGGATGCCCTGGGTCAAAATAACTAAAAGCGAAAAAAACGAGATTGATTTTATCAATTATGCTAGGGAAAAAACTGCCAAGTATCAACTTTTAGAGTTGACGATTATTGTTGATAATCAACCGATTGGGATGATTGATTTGCATAATATTGATAGGAACGATCACAGAGCAGAGGTTGGATACTGGATGTTTAGTAAATATCAGGGAAAAGGTATTATGACTGAAGCTTTAAAACATTTATTGAATATCGCTTTTAACGAATTATCTTTAAATAAGATAATTGTGATGGCGGATTCTGAAAATCAAAAGAGCAAGGCAATTCCTCGGCGCTTAGGCTTTAGACAGGAGGGTACTCTTAAAGAAGAAATCTTCATGAACAGTCAATTTAGGAATCTCGATATCTTTGCTATCACTGTTGGTGAATATAAAAATAAAAGTAATCAGCTTAAATAG
- a CDS encoding thiamine-binding protein, giving the protein MNAAMAIQVLPQTTDEKELIKIVDAAIAEIDASGLFYEVGSFETTIEGNLDQLLALIPKIQKACVAAGAPLINNYIKLSYAPKEHLLTTKEKLKKYR; this is encoded by the coding sequence ATGAATGCAGCAATGGCTATTCAAGTTTTGCCACAAACAACAGATGAAAAAGAATTAATTAAAATTGTTGACGCAGCGATTGCCGAAATTGATGCCAGTGGTCTTTTCTATGAAGTCGGATCTTTTGAAACTACGATCGAGGGGAATTTGGATCAATTACTGGCTTTGATTCCAAAGATTCAAAAAGCCTGTGTTGCTGCTGGAGCGCCTTTAATCAATAATTACATAAAATTAAGTTATGCTCCAAAAGAACATTTACTTACGACTAAAGAAAAATTAAAAAAATATCGTTGA
- a CDS encoding MFS transporter encodes MKDMKKFSILMVGETASRIGNNLFDIAIIWYVNKLTSSTAIVGGVTALFNSVVFLEVFTGYFADKIPKAKLMLIIDVLQVLAMITAIVMYSILGTSELLVVCVAFFSKLLGSFFDPAVNAIIPELVDDRNLDKANGINQGIQFATQLIGMLFGGILIAWISLSSFLIVNAITFIVSFIAILFLVAKFKIIQSRDLNNRSILEQSNLVSGIKYVYRNKKLLQIVIISMLTMFLVGPFMSLDVVWVTRVLKSNATIYALTEIMLIIGLLIGNLLAGFIKITLHANLIFSLVCMGLCLAIIGLTKSVFLTLLLVILFGGSAGIVSVKIMSYLQTTTPKELMGRVTRCHYWFK; translated from the coding sequence ATGAAAGATATGAAGAAATTTTCGATATTAATGGTTGGCGAAACTGCCTCTAGAATTGGCAATAATTTATTTGATATTGCAATAATTTGGTATGTTAATAAACTTACAAGCAGCACGGCCATTGTTGGAGGAGTTACAGCTTTATTTAATTCAGTAGTATTTTTAGAAGTATTCACCGGCTATTTCGCCGATAAAATTCCAAAAGCCAAACTAATGTTAATAATTGATGTTTTGCAGGTTCTTGCAATGATTACTGCCATTGTCATGTATTCTATTTTAGGAACAAGCGAATTGTTGGTAGTATGTGTTGCTTTCTTTTCCAAACTTCTTGGATCTTTTTTTGATCCAGCAGTTAACGCTATAATTCCGGAATTAGTGGATGACCGGAATCTTGATAAAGCCAACGGAATTAATCAAGGAATTCAATTTGCCACTCAATTAATCGGCATGTTGTTTGGAGGAATTTTAATTGCCTGGATTAGCTTGAGCTCATTTCTTATAGTCAATGCCATAACATTTATTGTTTCGTTTATTGCAATTTTATTTTTAGTCGCCAAGTTCAAAATTATCCAAAGCCGGGACTTGAATAATCGTTCGATCTTAGAACAATCGAATCTTGTATCAGGAATTAAATATGTATACAGAAATAAAAAATTATTGCAGATTGTGATTATTTCTATGCTGACGATGTTTCTTGTTGGTCCCTTTATGAGTTTGGATGTTGTTTGGGTAACAAGAGTATTAAAGTCGAACGCAACGATTTATGCTCTCACGGAAATAATGCTAATTATTGGTCTGTTAATTGGAAATTTATTAGCTGGATTTATTAAAATAACACTTCATGCCAATTTAATTTTTTCACTAGTTTGTATGGGACTGTGTCTAGCAATAATTGGCTTAACAAAAAGTGTTTTTCTGACATTATTGCTGGTGATTCTTTTTGGCGGAAGTGCAGGAATAGTCAGTGTTAAAATAATGAGCTATTTACAAACAACAACCCCTAAGGAGCTCATGGGAAGGGTAACCCGGTGCCACTACTGGTTTAAGTAA